Genomic DNA from Prunus dulcis unplaced genomic scaffold, ALMONDv2, whole genome shotgun sequence:
GTCTCATTTCAGCGATGACGACAAAGAAGTTGCTCAGAAAAGGATGTTCAAGTTACCTAGCTCATGTGGTGGATACCAGGAAGCATGAGTTAAAGTTGGAAGATATTCCAGTGGTACGAGATTTTCCAGATGTATTTCCGGATGATCTTCCTGGGTTACCTCCTCACCGAGAGATTGAGTTTACTATTGAGCTCCTCCCAGAAACGAGCCCAATATCCCAGGCACCTTACAGGATGGCCCCAGCAGAATTGAAGGAATTAAAGGTGCAGCTGCAGGAGCTAGTAGATAAGGGCTTTATTCGACCCAGTTTTTCTCCTTGGGGTACTCCAGTATTATTTGTGAAAAAGAAGGATGGTACCATGAGGCTGTGTGTTGACTACAGGCAGCTGAATAAAGTCACAGTGCGGAATAAGTATCCGCTACCCCGTAttgatgatttatttgatCAGTTGAGGGGTGCTAAGGTATTTTCCAAGATTGATTTGAGATCAGGGTACCATCAGCTGCGgatcaaagaagaagatgtgcCTAAGACAGCTTTCCGCACCATGTATGGGCATTATGAGTTCTTGGTGATGCCATTCGGATTGACGAATGCCCCAGCTGCATTTATGGATTTGATGAACAGAGTGTTCCGACGTTATTTGGATCGCTTTGTCATCGTATTCATAGATGATATTTTGGTGTACTCCAAGAGTCGGAAGGCGCATATGAAGCATTTAGAACTGGTACTGAAGACGCTGAGAAGGAAGAAATTGTTTGCTAAGTTCAGTAAGTGCCAGTTCTGGCTAGACAGAGTAAATTTCTTGGGGCATGTGATTTCCGCAGACGGTGTTTATGTTGATCCTCAGAAGGGGGAGGCAGTAGTGAATTGGCCACAGCCAACCAGTGTTACGGAAGTACGGAGTTTTCTGGGATTAGCTGGTTATTATCGTCGCTTTGTAGAAGGCTTTTCTACGATAGCGGCGCCTCTCACCCGTCTGACAAGGAAGGGAGTTAAGTTTGAATGGTCAGATGAGTGTGAGAAGAGCTTTAATGAGCTAAAAACCAGATTAACCACTGCTCCAGTTTTGGCACTTCCAGATGACAGTGGTAACTTCGTGATTTACAGCGATGCCTCCCAGCAGGGTCTTGGGTGTGTACTGATGCAGTATGGTCGGGTGATCGCTTATGCTTCTAGACAGCTGAAGAAGCATGAGTTGAATTACCCTGTGCATGATTTGGAGTTAGCAGCTGTAGTATTCGCCTTGAAGATTTGGAGGCACTACCTATACGGAGCCACCTGTCAGATTTTCACTGATCACAAGAGCTTGAAGTATTTGTTCACTCAAAAGGAGCTGAATCTGAGGCAACGGAGATGGCTAGAGCTGATCAAAGATTATGATTGTACCATAGAGCACCATCCGGGAAGAGCTAATGTAGTAGCTGATGCACTTAGCAGGAAATCATCTGGTTCAGTAGCTTATCTCCGAGGAAGGTATGTCCCATTGATGGTAGAATTGAGAAAGCTCAGAGTTGAGCTAGGTATAGATGAACAGGGAGCATTGTTAGCTACTCTCCAGGTGCGACCTGTATTGGTAGAACGCATAATAGCAGCTCAAGCAGAAGATCCTTTGATTTGTACTCTTCGAGCAGAAGTGGAGAGTGGCGCTAGAACAGACTGTTCGGTGAGGAATGATGGAGCTCTATTGGTGGGTAACAGGCTGTATGTTCCTCATGATGAAGCTCTGAAGAGAGAAATTCTTGAAGAAGCCCACAACTCAGCTTTTGCCATGCATCCTGGGAGTACCAAGATGTACCACACACTGAGGGAACACTACTGGTGGCCTTTTATGAAGAAGGAGATAGCAGAATATGTCAGAAAGTGTCTGATCTGTCAGCAGGTGAAGGCGGAACGACAGAAACCTTCTGGCCTGTTGCAGCCACTTCCAATTCCTGAGTGGAAGTGGGAGCACTTGACGATGGATTTCGTGTTCAAGCTTCCCCGAACACGAAATAAGCATGATGGAGTGTGGGTGATTGTGGATCGACTCACGAAGTCTGCTCACTTTTTACCAGTAAGAGCAAATTATACGTTATGTAAGTTGGCCCAGCTCTTTGTTGATGAGATAGTAAGACTTCATGGAGTACCAGTTTCGATCACTTCTGATCGAGATCCACGATTTACCTCAAGATTCTGGACAAAGTTGCATGAAGCTTTCGGGACCCAGTTGCAGTTCAGTACAGCTTTTCATCCTCAGACGGATGGTCAGTCCGAGAGGACAATTCAGACTCTGGAGGACATGTTGAGAGCTTGTGCATTGCAGTTCAGAAATGACTGGGATGAGAAATTGCCACTCATGGAGTTTGCATACAATAATAGTTACCAGGCGAGTATTAAAATGTCTCCATTCGATGCTTTGTATGGAAAACAGTGCAGAACTCCATTTTATTGGGATGAAGTCGGTGAGAACCGACTGGAGGTAGCAGATGATGTTGAGCGGACGAAAGAACAGGTGAAGATAATCCGAGAAAGGCTGAAAACAGCCCAGGATAGACAGAAAAGTTATGCAGATAACAGGAGGAAAGACCTCCAGTTTGAAGTGGGAGACTGGGTATTCCTGAAGCTTTCGCCTTGGAAAGGCGTAGTAAGGTTCGGAAAGCGAGGAAAGCTAAGTCCCCGTTATATTGGACCATACGAGGTTATGGAGCGGGTAGGCCCAGTAGCCTACAGATTAGCTTTACCTCCTGATTTATCTCGGCTGCATGATGTGTTTCATGTTTCGATGCTCCGGAAGTACATTCCAGACCCATCTCATGTACTGGAGGAGCAACCAATAGAGCTGCAAGAAGATCTGACTTATGTGGAGCAGCCAGTGCAAATTTTGGATCGAAAGATGCAAGTTTTGCGCTCGAGGGAGATCCCCCTTGTAAAAGTGTTGTGGAGAAGTCATACAGTGGAAGAGGCTACCTGGGAACCTGAAGACCAGATGCGGAAACAGTACCCGTATCTCTTCGAGTAACAGGTacgtaaatttcgaggacgaaattttcctaaggggggtagattgtaagaacccaaaccaaaatatctaaaaatttagatttctttattcaagccaaaagacgattttgccctcgcatattttattaggggaaaatttgactttttgatcgggaatGAATTcgggaattccgcttacgccgttgcgtagagcacggcgaaacgagtccgtagacacggagtagacccaaatcggagttctaacgaagaaaatacgatcaaaacattgcgaagggcaaaatggtaatttggaaaagtcagatttttaaccCCTCACACTCTCTccccccgtcactttctctctcctccctctctctccttcagCCCGCGCGACTCAGCCGCCCAGCCCTCTTCTGATCGACGCTACGGCGGACACAAGGCACGGCGACCGTCGCCACTGGTGCCAGCCGAACCACCTCaacgccgccttcctcccgtGACCCATCGCCGGCCTTGGACCGCCGTGAAACGGCCGGAAACTGGCGATTTTTCGCCGGATTTCATTCGAATTTCAGTCCGTTCGTTCTCCCTCGTTTCGCCACCAATtctttcgagtgaggtatggttttccaCCTATTTTGAGTGCTCTATCTGATGGTTAACTGGGTTTAGATCAATTCAATCTCTAGATTgctcgattttcgaattgaaattcggccgaacttcggccgccgtgatcggccacttccggtcactttttgggggtggtccaagaacaaaagtgactccaaatggggtgttttacctagggtaggagtttggagtcacggttccacgatttttcggcacaatcgaatcgctttggacacccaatctgcccctcgcgtgtggcggcgcgtgggccagggtggtggcacggctctggccagttttgaggtcctcgtgtcgtcacgagcgcctgggatttcgcggatctcgattcggagtccgtttgagccccgaacggattttccatatcgcgcgatccgtgggtgcagtatcgtgtaatcgttggatcgcgctgaattttggatatgtcggtctacgtgatttcaggatcgcgtaggattcgacggatcgcgtaggattcgacggatcgcgaatcggagtcccggatactccggaatcgcgaaccctggggctagggttagggttttaagcgataacgcgattttggccaatccgaccgtccgattcggaccaaattcgcagaacatggttcccgctctataagaaaccttcagggatgatcagattggccatcggacaccgtggaccccacgggtcccgggtcggccgatctgacagttTGTCATTTACCCGAGTGTCGGACCTTCCGAAACTGGTCCGAGTGTCTGTAAGAGTTTATGTGGGTATAGGAGTAACTCGAGTTGAAatgcacgcatttctaggagccggggtcagggtgtttaatttaaatttctatttatccagcagtttattaatttattatgctTGAATCAgcaggcaccaggagtccgGCTAATCCGCAGGAAGGACCCtcgagaggtccagctagctcggaccagcagtgagtggacttttctttcttaaaaggattttataattatatttgatcttgaataagtgattcagcatgaattttatgatgcaaatacttttattttttttgtgaaaattagCTAAGCAACAGATTTAAGATTTTTGAGCTAAAACAGTAGCTTAGCTCAGAGTTAGCAGAATTCAGAGGATAGCAGATTTTATCAGAAACAGtgattttaaaccaccatgtacccaccttacagttggtgattacccagagttggaccgatgtcgacggacatccggtccgatttcagttagtcagtgcacttgacttgcctcacgagtttcggggacgctcgaaccgtgagtgccaggatttgcggctcagcagacttggtgtcccgagacctgccaggattgcggctcggctgactctgtgtccccgagacctgccaggattgcggatcaggctgactacggtcccctgcatcctgcctgagcgactcgagtgacttggtgtcaccgaggacctgccagcggatcaggccgatcatagtcccctgatttcaccagtttgcggctcgggtagcctgtgtgacgcccgagacctgccagggaattgacggttatcaggggtacaatttggtggcagttttaaaggattttaaagcttttaatgcagttattgtttactcatttttattagtaaattCATTTGAGTTATACTgatatatctttgtttagtATGTGATTATAATCATGTTATCTACATTTATTTGAATGTCTCGAGTTGATTATGATCAGATTTTAGTTCTATAtccctatgtttttcaaacgggggttagtatgttctcAAATGGTTTTCACGAGCATTATtcttgtccactcacaatttttaacttgtttttcgcccccaggccgtagaagaacGAAGGAAACCACCCGGGCCATCATCCTAGCTCCCGACCCATCGCCAAAGCGTAGGAACTTGTTGTACTTCTTTGTAaattctgtaaatttgtttagaaattgctctgatatcttgttGAATATAAGAAACGGAGGTTGGAATCTatttgttgacttagtctggctgCTGGTAGGATTTATGAGACTGTTTGgcaggtggaagactttgggtatggtcaaaatacaggggagactctgtcgaattttcggcagaagtcggaaggaaattaattaaggaaagggtaaaaaggtcatttgtgtccgacattcgccaggtgtcggacacgcacaggagtcGGCTCGATtttcaaagcgaaaattgggtcgggtcctgtcatttaTAGATGCCCATTCTCGTTTTGGTTATCTATGTCTCATAGCAGAAAAGTCTCAAGCTTTTGAAAcgttcaaaaaatttcaaactgaaGTAGAAAGGCAGCttgagaaaaagaacaaaattgtgaGGTCAAACAAAGGGGGTGAATATTATGGACATTTTGATGAAGGAGGACGACGTGCTGGACCTTTTGCTATGTATCTACAAGAAAATGGAATAGTAGTTCAGTACACAACGCCAGGAATTCCGCAACAGAATGGTGTGGCTAAGAGAAGAAATCGAACTTTGAAGGATTGAACTTTGAAGGACATGGTTCTTAGCAAGATttccaaaactgatttgcTACGCTTTTTGAGAGAGGTGATCAAAACAACAAACTATAGAATGCCTAGTAACTCTATACTTAAGACATTTTTTATCGAAATTTGGATTACTAGAAAGCCTTGCCTGCAACATCTTCATGTACAGGATTGCAGGGCTAAAGCTTGAATCTATAACCCTCAAGAAAAGAAGCTCGATCCTAAAATGATTAGCTGTCATTTTATAGGTTATCCCACAAGGTCAAAGGATTTTAGATTTTACCATCCAAATTGTGGTACTCAAATTGTTGAGACTGATTGTTCAGTATGAAGAACTAGttcatcaacaacaacaagaacaaaCTGCAGAAAATCctcaacccaaaaatttacCTAAACCAATGCCGTTGAGGAGATCTAACAGACCAAGAAGTTTCACAACAATTTCGGATTATGCGTACTTACAGGAAGCAAATTTTGACATTAGAGATGATGCTAATCCAACAAGTTCTGAAGAAGCTATAGAGTCAGAATGCAGACAAATGGAGGGAAGCTATGTTGAATGAACTGAAAAGCATGAAGAATAATCAAGTATGGAATTAGTTGAACCTCACAAGAGCCAGAAATTAGTAGGCTCGAAATGGGCATTTAAAACAAAGAAGGATGAGGATGGAAGAATCGAAAGATTTAAGGCTAGATTTGTAGCAAAAGGATTCACCCAAAGGGATGGAATTGACTACACTGAGTGAGACGTTTTCCCCAGTTTCCACCAAAGATTCTTTCCGCATCATTATGGTTTTGGTGGTGCATTGTCACCTACTTTTACAACAAATTGATGTAAAAattgcttcctgaatggagaacttgaagaagaaaattttatgaGGCAACCTGTAGAGTTTGCAAAGGAGGGAAAAGAGCATATGGTTAGCAAACTTAACAAGGCAATTTATGGACTAAAGCAAGCAAGTAGGAGGTGGTATTTCAAATTCCATCAAACTGTTTTATCTTATGGTTTTTAAAGAGAACATAGCCCATCAATGCATTTATTTGAAGAAGTGTGGGAGCCAATGTATTTTTCTACTATTGTATGTCGACGATATACTTTTGGCTACAAATGACCACAATTTACTGAAAGACACTAAGGAGCTACTTTGAAATaattttgagatgaaggatttggGAGAAGCCGCTTTTGTGTTAGGCATTGAAATTCAGAGAGACCGAGCTCGAGGTCTCCCAGGCCTGTCAAAGGATACTCAAGCATTTTAACATAAGTATATGTTCTGGACAGAAGGTTCCGTTAGCTAAAGGAGATTTAAAGAAAGAGTAGTGCTTGTCTATAGTTCATTTTGTCTAATCGTTTTTCACTGTAGCTTGAAGGGAAGTACTTAACTGTCTTAAACTCATGGCCAATAAAGATCATCAAACCTTTCGGAATACAGAAGTTTAGTGCTCTAGTGCTTGATCTAGTGGGAGAATGTTATGTATCCTAGTTAGATCAGTGCACTAGATACTAAGTTATATCAGGTTTTGATAAGAGTTTAAATCTTGAGGCCCAAAACCTTGTGGAATAAGGAAAGGTTTTGAAGCTTATTAAGGGGtcctatttatttccttttttgcgTGAACCGTTTTGGTGGGCTTGAAAGATTAGTTCAGTCGGTCCTCAATGATGAGTAGAGACGAATTGACCTAGCCCTATATAGGCTTAAGGCCATGCTCTCGTCAGACACGTTTTCTAACCCTAATCTCACCATAAAGAGAGGGCTGAAACAGATTCTGAGAGAGCAGAGGTCTTGAGCCATTCCTGTTCTTGCTGGAATATTGCTATTGCAGTTGAATGAGTTTAGAGGTCGTATACTCAAGGAAGATGACACCAGGTATGTCTTTTCGTATTTCAGATTCTGTGAAAGATCTTGAACACGTATTTAAAGAAATCTAACAGTTACAAAAAATCAGTTCAGACTTACAACCACAATTGAGTCCATTAGGTATCTAACAAATCAAGGAATGGCTTTTAGAAGCAATGACGAATCTTGTGAGTCATCAAATCGGGGTAATTTCATTGAGCTTATGAAAGCCTTTTTAAGAATGAATGTAGAAGTTTAAAAAGTCTTCTTAGATAATGCTTCTGGAAATGCGAAATATATTGCATCAACGATACAAAAGGAGATCCTAAATATTTTTGCCAACAAAGTAAGGAAGAAGATTCTTGAGGAAGTTGGAGAGGATGGAAAATTTCGTATTCTTGTTGATGAAGCACTTGGGGAATCTAAAAAGGAACAAATGGCTATTAACCTAAGATTTATTGGTCATGACGGGTTTATTCGAGAATGGTTTTTTGAGATTATAAGTCTTCATGATACTAATTCCTCAACTATTAAAACTGAGATTTGTAAGGTGCTTGGTAAACATTTTAGTTAAAAATATGTGTGGCCAATGATATGATGGTGCTAGCAATATGTGTGGTCAATGGAATGGCTTACAAGCATTGTTTCTCAATGATTGTCCACATGCATATTATATACATTGCTTTGCTCATTGCCTCCAGCTAGCATTAAATGCTGCAGCTAAAGAGGTAGGAGTCatttggagattttttttcaatgttgaaTAATATTGTGCATTTTGTTGGTGCTTCTGCTAAACATCATTCTGAGTTGAAATTATATGGAAAAGCTAAAATTCAAAGGTTGCTAGAGGCTGAAAAACTTGGAATGGGTACAGGAGCTAATCAAATTTGTTGTTTGCAACAACCTGGAACTACTCATTGGGGATCTCATTTTAAAACTATCATAAGTTTGATTGATTAATTTGGTGCAACCATGACACTTCTTGATGAAATAGGTAGTAATGGACCTACATCACAATTTCGTGGGGAAGCTGAGAGTATTTATATTGCCATGATGtcatttgaatttattttttccttacTTTTGTTGAAAAAGCTATGGGATTCACAGATTTTCTTTGTCAATCACTTCAAAGCAAATCTCAGGACATTGTAAATGCTTTGAATCTTGTTTCAAGTACAAAAATGAAGCTTGACGAGGTGAGAAATAATGGTTGGGATGATTTTATCAACAGTGTACTATCATTTTATGAACAACATGACATTAGTGTACCTGATATGAGTGCTCATCATAAAATGGGTAGAGTTCGTTCTTGTCAACAAAAGGATTCTATTACAGTTGAGCATTATTTCTGGATTGATGTATTTAATGATGTAATAGATTTTCAGTTGGTAGAGTTAAATATTAGATTTCCAGAGCAAACTGTGAAACTTCTTTATCTTAGATCAACATTAGATCTTCGTAATTCATTTGAGCGGTTTAACATTGGTGATATATGCAATCGTGATGGGAAGTTTTATCCTCAAGATTTTACTACCACTGCAGGCTTTACATCAATAGTTGGGATTTTTTAAGACTAATATGGATCCTCTTCCAGCCTTCAAGAATCTTGATTATATTCCTGAATTACTTAAGTGCTTAGTTGAAACAGGGTTAACACACACTTACCACTTGATTGATAGATTGATTCGTGTAGTGTTAACTCTTCTAGTTTCTACACCAACAATAGAACGTGCATTTTCTTCTATGAGACTTATCAAAAATCGACTTCAAAACAGGATAGAGGATAAGTTTCTTGCTGATTGTATGAtacttaaaattgaaaaagaatttgtTGATAGTATCGATAATGAATCAATAATTAGTGATTTCAACTCTTCGAAGCCTAAAAGAGTGCAACTCAAATAgttgtattatatatttacattgcatgtttatttattatagtctctctttttttttttactagtttATATCTTATGTACTAGATGCATTTTGAGGGTACGGCTCATTATGTCCCTGCTAACTAGgtgtattatttttgttatgaATGAAATTAACTCGTACCATCGAGTTTGATAATAATGGAAATCCAGTCTAGTGCCTTTCGAAATCCTAGATTCGTCCCTACGTATTAGGATACAATACAGAAATAGGATAAATTTTTGAAAACTAGGATATGGATATTTCAAGAATAC
This window encodes:
- the LOC117612563 gene encoding uncharacterized protein LOC117612563, with the protein product MGFTDFLCQSLQSKSQDIVNALNLVSSTKMKLDEVRNNGWDDFINSVLSFYEQHDISVPDMSAHHKMGRVRSCQQKDSITVEHYFWIDVFNDVIDFQLVELNIRFPEQTVKLLYLRSTLDLRNSFERFNIGDICNRDGKFYPQDFTTTAGFTSIVGIF